DNA from Deinococcus aquaedulcis:
CGCCGGCAAACTTCAGGGCGCGCACGGTGCGGCGGCGCACCCCGGCGTAGGGACCCAGGGTCAGCAGGTGAGGCTCTGGGTGCGGGCGCAGCGGGCTGTGCGCCGACACCTGCGCCTGCAGCTGGGCGCAGCAGGGCCGGCACAGCCCCGCCTGCGCCCCCAGTTGCGCGCCGCACCCGGGGCAGGGGCGGGGCAGCAGGGCGCGCACCAGCCCCGCCAGTCCCGTCCACAGGGGCCCCGTCACGCGCTCAGCTCATCCAGAAAGAGGGGCGGGCGGGTGGCCTCGATGCGCTGCCATGCGGTCTGCAGGCCGTCAGGATCCATCATGGGGGCGGCCAGGGCAAAGCAGGCGAGGTGGTGGGCACACACCTGCGCCACGCCCGCCTCGCCCAGCCGGGCGCGCTCGGCCGGGGTCAACAGCGCGGCAAAGGCGGCCGGGTGCCCCAGTGCCGGGTGGCCCCCCTCGCGGATCGCAGCGCGCAGGAAGGCCGCCACCTCGGACGGGTTCAGCCAGAAGCCGAACATCAGCTGATCCGACAGGGTGTCCAGCCGCCGCATCCGCCCTGGGTCCAGGCCCTCGCGCACCAGCCGCCGCGCCAGGTCCTGCCGCTCCAGGCGCAGGGCCGCGTACCCAGCGAGCGAGAGCTGCTCGCCCTGCGGCGTCACGCGGCCCCCCACGGCGCGGCGCAGGCGGTAGGCCAGCACGTATTCCTGGTACTCGCGCAGCAGTTCAGAAACGGGCGCGCTCACTGGGGCTCCGGGGCTGGCGCCAGGAGCGGCCAGCCAAGCGCGCGTACCAGGGGCCTGCCAATCACGCGCCCATTCTAGGGCGGGCTCAGGCGGCCCGCTGCTGGGGTTCTCCTCATGCACGCCGCATCTGGCAGGAGGCTGCCGTGGGGCGGCGCCCTGGGCTGGGGCCACCCTGAAGGGGCGAGGGCAAGTTCATGCCTACCCCCACGGTCCATGAGCGGGGCCTGGGGCCCCCACACGCCTCTTTCACGCCCGTCCAACACAGGCGGGTCATGCTCGCAGCACCCACACGGGTCAAAGCAGCGGGGACAAAGGCCATGGGCTGGCCTTCTAAGCTGAGGGCACACGTCCGTCTCTGGTCCCCTGCCGCAGGCCGCCCCCGGCCTGGGCGCCCCTCCGCCCTGGTCTGCTCGCCCTCTTTTCCCCCTTGCCAAGGAGACCCATGCACCTGCTGCGCCGCGCCCACGAATTCGAATACCGCTCTGGCCAGGGCCGTGACGAACTGGGGCTGGCCGACATCTGGGCCGATGCCGGGGCCACCCGCGCGGTGGTGGTGCTGCGCGGGATTCCGCCCGCCGAAGCGGAAAGTGCCCTGAGCGCCCTGGACCACAGCGCCCTGCCGTACCTGCTGCGCCCCGACACCCGCGTGCTGGTGCTGACCCTCCGGTCCTGCGGCCTGGGCGAAAAGGCCCGCGCCGTGGTGCTCCCACTGAGCGCGTAGGGGCCGGGGCCTGCTGGGCGACTGAAAAGGTCAGGCCAGAGGCGTGTCGTCGCGGTTGGCCCACTCCGCCAGCGAGGCGTCGTAGACGCGCACGCGGTCCCAGCCGGCGAGCGTCAGCGCCAGACACGCGTACGAGGACCGCACGCCAGCCTGACAGTGCACGATGGTCTCACGCTGGGGGGACAGTCCGGCGGCCTCAAAGACCGCGCGGATGGCCGCCGCTGATTCCAGCAGGCTGCCCTCGCCCGAAAACGTCTCGTTTGGGATGTTGACAGAGCCGGGCAGGTGGCCTGTGCGGGCGTTGCCGAAGGGGTTGGCGTCGCCCCGGTAGATGGACGGTGGAAGGACGTTCACGATCTGCACGTCTTCCCGATTCAGCGCCGATCTGAGTTCTTCCAGGTGAATGACATGGTCCTCGGTGCGCCGGGCGTCAAAGGCGGCTGTCTGAACATCTGCTGGCGCGGCAGCAGGAGGATCAACGCTCACCGGATAGCCGGAGCGCACCCACGCGCGCCAGCCGCCGTTGAGCACGCGCACCCGCTCATGGCCGTAGTAACGCAGCACCCACCACAAGCGCCCCGAGAGCCACCCGTTCGTGCCGTCGTAAGCCACCACCGTGGTGCCGCTCGAGACCCCAAGTGCCGTCATGCGGGCCGAGAAGGCCTCGGGACCGATGACATGGGGCGTCTCCTCGTGTTTAAGCCAGGGGCGCAGGTCTAGCGGGTGGGCGCCCGGGATGTGTGCCCGTCTGTACTCGGCGCCCTCGCTGCAGTCGACGATACGCAGATCTGCGTCCGAGCTGTGGGCCAGCAGCCCGGCAGGATCAACAAGAAAATCCGGACGGACGAACGATGAAGTCGTGGTCACATTCAGCTCCTTTTGTCGTTGCCGTCCACTGCAACAGGACAGAGCGGGGCTGGGACGTGGGGGCCGCACTCACAGCTGGCGCGCCGTTCAGGTCAACTTTTCCGCCGGGCGGCCGGGGTCCTGCGGGGCTTCGTCGCCGCGCCTTTGTGCCTGGCCAAGGAAGCCGCGCACAGGCAGAAGCCGCCCTACTCCAGCACGAAGCGCACGCCTTCTTCAAAGGTCACGGCGGCCACCTGCGCGCGGGGCAGCACCTGATTGCGGCGCCACGGCATCCACTCGGTCTGGCCCCCGGCGCTGCGCAGAAAGCCGCGCACGCCCACCTCCACATACCGGGCGGGGCCGCCCAGCAGCGCGGCCAGCGCGGCGCGCACCGCTTCGGGGTCGCGCAGCGGGCCAGTCAGGCGCGCGGACGGCACCCCGGCCGCTGGGTCAGGCGTGGCCGCCGGGTCGGCGTGCAGGGGCGAGGGGTGGGGCCGGTAAAGGTCCACCGTCAGGCCATCCAGGGCCAGCAGGGCGGCGCGCGCCTGCGCTTCGGGCAGCGGTTGCGAGAAGGCCACGTGGATGTCCAGTTCAAAGCCGCGCACACCCTTGTCCGTGCGGGTGGAGGTGGGGGGGGTGCCCGTCATGCGCCCGCACTCCGTTCCAGCGCGCGGCGGTGCCCGGCCAGATGGGCCGCCACCATGCGGCCCCAGTCCAGGGCGTCCAGCTCGCCAAAGTAGGGGTGCCACAGGGTGCGCCCCGGCGTGGCGCGCAGGTCGGCGGTGACCGCCTCCAGGGCCGCGCGGCCCTGGGCCCAGCGGGCCGGCCACTCGGCCCAGGTCAGCCCTGTCTCGCTGGGGCGGGTGTGGGGGGGCGCCACCCGGCGGCCCTGGGGGCTCAGTTCGCCGGGGATCTGGGGGGCCGGGCGCACCTCGCGGTCCGAGAGCAGCAGGGCCAGCACCCGGGCAATGGACTCGTTGATCAGGGCCACATGCTCGGCTTCCTGGGCGGGGGTCCAGTCGCGGCCCGGCTGCACGCGCGTCCAGTCGGCCTCACGGCCCGGCAAGTGGGCTTCAAAGGCGTCCAGTTCGCTCAGCAGGCGCGTGCGCACGGCGGCCGGCGTCTCGCCCAGGGGGGCCAGCGCGGCGCGGTCCAGCAGGGGGGTGGTCATGGGCGCCAGTGTACGCCGGGCTGCTGAGGGGGGCCGCCGATACAGGGCTCAGCGCCAGGGCGGCATTGCCCCCCTACATCCGCCCTTTCCCCGGGAGAAACACCCCGGGGTCCAGCGGCGCGCTGGCGGCCACGGCGCGGGCGGCCAGGGCCGCGTCTGGCTCACTCAGCAGTTGCGCCGTGTCGGGGGGCGGCAGCACCGCTTCGCGCAGGGCCAGCCCGGCACCCACCGCCCAGGCCACCAGCTCGGCCAGGGCCTGAACCCCGGCCGGGCCAAAGTGCGGGCCAAAGGCGCGGGCCAGCACCACCCGGTCGGCGCCGCGTTCCAGCAGGGCGCCGTAGGCGGCGCGCTCGCGTTCGCCGTGGCGGTCGGTGACCAGAATCAGCTGGCCGCCGTGGGCAGAGGGGGCCTGGACGTGGCGCTGCACGGCCGTCCACGTCTCGCGCGGCGCGCCGGGCACCCCCAGGGGATCGGGCAGGTTCACGCCTCCCAGCATAGCCCCCGCGCGCGATCACCATGCGGCGCACTATCCTGACCCCCATGAACACTGCCCTCCCCACCCTGATTGCCCAGGCCCGGGGCGGCCGGGTCGTGCGCACCCCCTTTTTAAACGGGGACGACATTGACCGCCGCCTGCTGGGCGGTGACGACCTGCAGCACAAGATTGCCGGCGGCTTCCCCGATGCCCGGCGCGTGGTGCTCACCCTGTACCCCGCCCACATTCCCGAGGTGGACAGCGGCGTGGCCGTCTACCGCGTGACCCCGGAGCCCGGCGGCCCCGGCTGGGACCTGCAGGATTTGGGCGTGCATCTCAAACGTCTGGGCCTGAAAGACGAGCAGCTGGGCGACGTGCGGGAAGAACGCGGCGCCTTTCTGGTGGCCGCCACCGGCAAGGCCGCGCAGACCCTGGCCGACCTGACCGAACTGGGCGGGCGCCCAGTGGACGTGGAGCCGGTGGGCGAGAGCGCCGGTCGGGGCAGCAAAGTACGCGAGGTGGTGGTGCCCTCCATGCGGGTGGACGTGGTGGGCGCCAAGGGCTTTGGGGTCAGCCGCGCGTATTTTCAGCAGGGCATTGA
Protein-coding regions in this window:
- a CDS encoding sulfurtransferase, which encodes MTTTSSFVRPDFLVDPAGLLAHSSDADLRIVDCSEGAEYRRAHIPGAHPLDLRPWLKHEETPHVIGPEAFSARMTALGVSSGTTVVAYDGTNGWLSGRLWWVLRYYGHERVRVLNGGWRAWVRSGYPVSVDPPAAAPADVQTAAFDARRTEDHVIHLEELRSALNREDVQIVNVLPPSIYRGDANPFGNARTGHLPGSVNIPNETFSGEGSLLESAAAIRAVFEAAGLSPQRETIVHCQAGVRSSYACLALTLAGWDRVRVYDASLAEWANRDDTPLA
- a CDS encoding DinB family protein; protein product: MTTPLLDRAALAPLGETPAAVRTRLLSELDAFEAHLPGREADWTRVQPGRDWTPAQEAEHVALINESIARVLALLLSDREVRPAPQIPGELSPQGRRVAPPHTRPSETGLTWAEWPARWAQGRAALEAVTADLRATPGRTLWHPYFGELDALDWGRMVAAHLAGHRRALERSAGA
- a CDS encoding DUF3197 domain-containing protein, which codes for MNLPDPLGVPGAPRETWTAVQRHVQAPSAHGGQLILVTDRHGERERAAYGALLERGADRVVLARAFGPHFGPAGVQALAELVAWAVGAGLALREAVLPPPDTAQLLSEPDAALAARAVAASAPLDPGVFLPGKGRM
- a CDS encoding S4 domain-containing protein, which produces MNTALPTLIAQARGGRVVRTPFLNGDDIDRRLLGGDDLQHKIAGGFPDARRVVLTLYPAHIPEVDSGVAVYRVTPEPGGPGWDLQDLGVHLKRLGLKDEQLGDVREERGAFLVAATGKAAQTLADLTELGGRPVDVEPVGESAGRGSKVREVVVPSMRVDVVGAKGFGVSRAYFQQGIDGGKVRLNGSPARASSEIREGDSLSAEGLGRIDFKRVVNETRRGNFKVELDVHK